From a region of the Paenibacillus sp. R14(2021) genome:
- a CDS encoding carbohydrate ABC transporter permease, which produces MNTIVSAKPRSRRFFKRGERGDLVLELILLILAAISLLPIYYLLNTTFRTPDEVIASPLGLPKHFILSGYVNAWKTMNYLNVLKNNLIIAVVSVGGVILLSSMAAYAFARRSNKLFGILFVIVLIGVIMPYQVATIQLFRVLKDLHLIDSLLGVILVEVFVAVPFNVFLIKNFVSSVPIQLEESAYIDGAGIWKTFWKITFPLLAPVIATLAILDTLSVWNDFFTPLLILHSRSKGVILLEVYRNVGEFQTDWTSFFPMMILGVAPLVALYLFMQRFIIEGISTGAVKG; this is translated from the coding sequence TTGAACACGATCGTTTCTGCGAAGCCTAGATCAAGACGATTCTTCAAACGGGGGGAACGGGGAGATCTCGTTCTCGAGCTCATCCTGCTTATTCTGGCGGCGATCTCCTTGCTGCCGATCTATTACCTGCTGAATACGACCTTCCGTACGCCGGATGAGGTTATCGCAAGCCCGCTCGGCCTGCCGAAGCATTTTATACTCAGCGGGTACGTGAATGCCTGGAAGACCATGAACTACTTGAATGTGCTCAAGAACAACCTGATCATCGCCGTTGTTTCGGTCGGGGGCGTCATTCTCCTGTCCTCGATGGCGGCGTACGCGTTCGCAAGACGTTCCAACAAGCTGTTCGGCATTCTCTTCGTCATTGTGTTAATCGGCGTTATCATGCCTTATCAAGTGGCCACGATTCAATTGTTCCGCGTATTGAAGGATTTGCATCTGATCGACTCTCTGCTGGGGGTCATCCTTGTCGAAGTTTTCGTAGCCGTTCCGTTCAACGTATTCCTGATCAAAAACTTTGTGAGCTCTGTTCCGATTCAGTTGGAAGAGTCTGCTTATATAGATGGCGCAGGCATTTGGAAAACCTTCTGGAAAATTACATTCCCGCTGCTTGCACCGGTTATCGCGACGCTGGCCATTCTCGATACGCTCAGCGTGTGGAACGATTTCTTCACGCCGCTGCTCATCCTGCATTCGCGGTCGAAGGGGGTCATTCTACTCGAGGTGTACCGCAACGTCGGGGAGTTCCAGACGGACTGGACCAGCTTCTTCCCGATGATGATTCTCGGCGTGGCACCGCTTGTGGCGCTCTATCTGTTCATGCAGCGCTTTATTATCGAAGGGATTTCGACAGGGGCAGTTAAAGGATAA
- a CDS encoding ABC transporter substrate-binding protein, translating to MKKKMVWSAASALLIASVALSGCGSNGNGNSNSNGAANTTNTDSGSDTKDSGEKITIRIASINRDDTRKTFLDMVKAKFPNITIDYNFIDNNTFSDVVTTQLISGDGPDIIEGYDVKWVKNGYLLDITGQPFVSKFFDEGLKQTTLDGKIYGIPTTGWFEGVWYNKDIFDKNGITPPKTFDEWLAIHDKLRANGVKPQAMGAQSWEPMMKQSISMALNEFYSKPENKDFDVDVQTGKRKFSEWKDAFTTWDQMIQKKNITPDMLGITYDQALDEFASGKAAMWESGPWSYDAMMKKNPDLKLGMFPLPGKTSPTGYLVGGPGIPWTINAKSEHTKEAMQILDLMSTPEAQTALMKDYFGPSFLKGLDNPELPAQYDGVKEAFVLGRVYSPWPYWGPFSGNVFITELGKLLQDHLAGSKTIDEVLQAADKKAAELIEQSQ from the coding sequence ATGAAGAAAAAGATGGTTTGGTCGGCTGCATCGGCACTTCTCATCGCTTCTGTTGCGTTGTCCGGATGCGGCAGTAATGGAAACGGAAACAGCAACAGCAATGGCGCAGCCAACACAACAAACACGGATTCAGGCAGCGATACGAAGGATTCGGGGGAGAAAATAACGATCCGCATTGCTTCCATCAACCGGGACGATACGAGAAAAACATTCCTGGACATGGTGAAGGCAAAGTTCCCGAACATTACGATCGACTACAACTTTATCGATAACAACACGTTCTCCGACGTCGTCACGACGCAGCTGATTTCCGGAGACGGCCCCGACATTATCGAAGGCTACGATGTCAAGTGGGTCAAGAACGGCTACTTGCTCGATATCACCGGACAGCCGTTCGTCTCCAAGTTTTTCGACGAAGGTTTGAAGCAAACGACGCTGGACGGCAAAATATATGGCATACCGACGACAGGCTGGTTCGAGGGCGTCTGGTACAACAAGGATATCTTCGACAAGAACGGCATCACGCCGCCGAAGACCTTCGACGAATGGCTGGCAATCCACGACAAGCTGAGAGCAAACGGCGTGAAGCCGCAGGCGATGGGCGCCCAGTCGTGGGAGCCGATGATGAAGCAGTCGATCTCCATGGCGCTGAACGAATTCTACTCGAAGCCGGAGAATAAGGATTTCGACGTGGACGTTCAAACCGGCAAGCGCAAGTTCAGCGAGTGGAAGGACGCATTTACGACGTGGGATCAAATGATTCAGAAGAAGAACATCACGCCGGATATGCTTGGCATCACCTATGATCAGGCGCTGGACGAGTTCGCTTCCGGCAAAGCCGCCATGTGGGAATCCGGTCCATGGTCCTACGATGCAATGATGAAGAAAAATCCGGATCTGAAGCTGGGCATGTTCCCGCTGCCGGGCAAAACGTCGCCGACCGGTTATCTGGTCGGGGGTCCTGGTATCCCTTGGACGATTAACGCGAAGAGCGAGCACACGAAGGAAGCGATGCAAATTCTGGATTTGATGAGCACGCCGGAAGCGCAGACGGCATTGATGAAAGACTACTTCGGACCGTCCTTCCTGAAAGGCTTGGATAATCCGGAGCTGCCGGCGCAATATGACGGCGTCAAGGAAGCCTTCGTACTAGGCCGCGTCTATTCGCCATGGCCGTACTGGGGTCCATTTAGCGGCAACGTGTTCATTACGGAGCTCGGCAAGCTGCTTCAAGATCACCTGGCCGGAAGCAAAACGATCGACGAAGTGCTGCAGGCTGCCGACAAGAAAGCCGCAGAGCTGATCGAGCAGTCCCAATAA
- a CDS encoding carbohydrate ABC transporter permease has product MNRSMHFRRDMIFLSFILPAFLGYLVFYLYPMLSTFMYSFTDWTGYKPAIHFVGLKNFVKLFHDEDVTIGIKNSVIYAISMTILQNGLAIPLAVALHRKLRTRNLLRTVFFAPAVLSPMVVGFLWGYLMSSTDHGLINQLLMNFGFHQVNWLGNPKLALYSVILTQGWQWTGYAMVIYLANLQGISKELYESSGIDGANGWQKFWHITLPMLIPSITFNTVMSMIGGLKVFDVIFAMTNGGPGHSTETIVMTLLSKGITQAQYGYGSAFAVVFSLMIMLIAFTQLTVLKRWEEKLF; this is encoded by the coding sequence ATGAATCGGTCCATGCATTTTCGAAGAGATATGATCTTCTTGTCCTTCATTCTTCCTGCCTTTCTCGGGTATCTCGTGTTCTATCTGTATCCGATGCTGTCGACGTTCATGTACAGCTTCACGGACTGGACGGGGTATAAGCCGGCCATCCATTTTGTCGGGCTGAAAAATTTCGTCAAGCTGTTTCATGACGAAGACGTGACGATCGGCATCAAAAACTCGGTCATTTACGCGATTTCCATGACGATTCTGCAAAACGGCCTTGCGATTCCGCTCGCGGTCGCGCTGCATCGCAAGCTTAGAACGCGCAATTTGCTGCGGACGGTATTCTTCGCGCCGGCGGTATTAAGTCCTATGGTCGTCGGTTTTTTGTGGGGCTATCTGATGTCGTCGACGGATCACGGGCTGATCAACCAGCTGCTCATGAACTTCGGCTTTCATCAGGTCAACTGGCTCGGCAATCCCAAACTGGCGCTCTATTCTGTCATTCTGACGCAAGGCTGGCAGTGGACGGGTTACGCGATGGTGATCTATCTCGCCAACCTGCAGGGAATCTCGAAGGAACTGTATGAATCCTCGGGCATCGACGGAGCGAACGGCTGGCAGAAATTCTGGCATATCACGCTGCCGATGCTGATTCCATCTATTACGTTCAATACCGTCATGAGCATGATCGGCGGACTGAAAGTGTTCGACGTCATCTTCGCCATGACGAACGGGGGACCCGGCCATTCGACGGAGACCATTGTCATGACGCTGCTCTCAAAGGGCATTACGCAAGCACAGTACGGTTACGGTTCGGCATTCGCGGTGGTCTTCTCGCTGATGATTATGCTGATCGCGTTCACGCAGCTGACGGTGCTGAAACGATGGGAGGAGAAGTTATTTTGA
- a CDS encoding response regulator, giving the protein MMIKMVIADDEVLTLDMMACIIDWAKLGIEIVGKAVNGQEALDMVRRENPEILLTDIQMPMMDGIELLKVLSESHPQLKSIILSAYGEFQYAKEAIRYGASGFLVKPIDELELEELIASTVKSHLESKVITQEAAFRKLLSTRSGTPALLRTLESEGIRLTREFRAYVIQTEPASVNDQLLYLDEASSNSERIICALLTDLTSQGIRGYVFEHQDEEWICIAERAEGFGSRIAELLLSELGWKVVVGVSGLKTAPNDLHDAYNEALDGLGRRFLFSSEQVFEYDQLTPFGALHADMHHQVYKQTQALLEEIAADPFGRPDWRGKLSSILHEAPLRPDEIYSLVFSLLIRLRTRDWEHSQGDHEAILPVTFEAIKRCKTLDVLLDYLASSLQQLAGEEKQRSSGGSDLIRKAKAYIQAHYNTEISLESICAHIAVSKNYFSSLFKKETGMNIWDYLTSVRLEQAKRLLTTTSLKNYEIASRIGYENPSYFTKMFKKSFGQLPQEYRIRQSDGESIISS; this is encoded by the coding sequence ATGATGATAAAAATGGTGATTGCCGACGATGAAGTGCTGACGCTCGATATGATGGCATGCATCATCGATTGGGCGAAGCTCGGTATCGAAATCGTGGGGAAAGCGGTCAACGGGCAGGAGGCGCTTGACATGGTTCGGCGCGAGAACCCGGAGATTCTTCTGACAGATATCCAGATGCCGATGATGGACGGCATCGAGCTGCTGAAGGTGCTTTCGGAGTCGCACCCGCAGTTGAAATCAATTATTTTGAGTGCGTACGGCGAATTTCAATATGCTAAAGAAGCGATTCGTTACGGGGCTTCGGGCTTTCTAGTGAAGCCGATCGACGAGCTTGAATTGGAAGAGCTGATCGCGAGCACCGTCAAATCGCACCTTGAGAGTAAGGTTATCACGCAAGAGGCTGCATTTCGCAAGCTGCTGTCGACGCGCAGCGGCACTCCGGCGCTGCTCCGCACGCTGGAGAGCGAGGGCATCCGCCTAACCCGCGAGTTCCGTGCGTACGTCATTCAGACCGAGCCCGCGTCCGTTAATGATCAGCTGCTTTACTTGGACGAGGCCAGCTCCAATTCTGAGCGAATCATCTGCGCGCTGCTTACGGACTTGACGTCGCAAGGCATTCGGGGATACGTATTCGAGCATCAGGATGAGGAATGGATCTGCATCGCGGAGAGGGCGGAGGGCTTCGGAAGCCGTATTGCCGAGTTGCTGCTGTCGGAGCTTGGCTGGAAGGTGGTTGTCGGCGTAAGCGGCTTGAAGACGGCGCCGAACGATCTGCATGATGCGTACAACGAAGCGCTGGACGGGCTGGGCCGGCGGTTTCTATTCAGCTCCGAGCAGGTGTTTGAATACGATCAGCTGACGCCCTTCGGCGCACTGCACGCCGACATGCATCACCAAGTCTACAAGCAAACCCAAGCGCTGCTGGAAGAAATCGCAGCGGACCCGTTCGGCCGCCCGGATTGGCGCGGCAAGCTGTCTTCGATCCTGCATGAAGCGCCGCTCCGCCCGGACGAGATCTATTCGCTGGTCTTCAGCCTCCTGATTCGACTGAGAACGAGGGACTGGGAGCATTCGCAGGGCGACCATGAAGCGATTCTGCCCGTTACCTTCGAGGCGATCAAGAGATGCAAGACGCTCGATGTGCTGCTCGATTACCTGGCATCCTCCCTGCAGCAGCTGGCTGGGGAGGAGAAGCAGCGTTCGAGCGGCGGCAGCGACTTGATCCGGAAGGCGAAGGCGTATATTCAAGCCCATTACAACACGGAGATTTCCTTGGAGTCGATTTGCGCTCATATCGCGGTCAGTAAGAATTACTTCAGCTCGCTCTTCAAAAAAGAGACAGGGATGAACATCTGGGATTACCTGACTTCGGTGCGGCTCGAGCAGGCCAAGCGGCTGCTTACGACCACTTCGCTCAAAAATTACGAGATAGCGAGCCGAATCGGCTATGAGAACCCCAGCTATTTTACGAAAATGTTCAAAAAGTCGTTCGGTCAGCTGCCGCAGGAATACCGAATACGGCAATCAGACGGCGAAAGCATAATATCGAGTTAG
- the iolG gene encoding inositol 2-dehydrogenase, whose amino-acid sequence MKTIGIGIIGAGRIGRLHAENLIRMKGVRVVAISDLFPEPAQEWAASIGIPQVSGDYRELLQNEAVDAILICSPTGTHVDIITEAAQAGKAIFCEKPVSLELERTFTAIEAAEKAGVPLQIGFNRRFDPNFRKVKDYIEQGRIGDIHSVKITSRDPNPPSPDYVKSSGGLFLDMAIHDFDMARYLSGSEITEVYAVGGVLIDPAIGEMGDIDSAMISLKFKNGAFGSIDNSRKACYGYDQRVEVFGAGGCLTADNDFSNNVRLFDGSGIHSEKPKYFFLERYSASYVQEIDDFLAAVRGEREVPVQGRDGLQAELAARAARISLLEGRPVKISEVENAIKEAAAQ is encoded by the coding sequence ATGAAAACAATTGGAATTGGCATCATTGGAGCAGGACGCATTGGTCGTCTGCACGCGGAAAACTTGATTCGGATGAAAGGCGTTAGGGTCGTCGCGATCTCGGATTTGTTCCCGGAGCCGGCGCAGGAATGGGCAGCCTCCATCGGCATCCCGCAAGTAAGCGGCGATTACCGCGAGCTGCTGCAGAACGAAGCTGTCGACGCGATCCTGATCTGCTCGCCGACAGGTACGCACGTAGACATCATTACAGAAGCGGCGCAGGCAGGCAAAGCGATCTTCTGCGAGAAGCCCGTATCGCTCGAGCTCGAGCGTACGTTCACGGCGATCGAAGCGGCCGAGAAGGCCGGCGTACCGCTGCAAATCGGCTTTAACCGCCGGTTCGACCCGAACTTCCGCAAAGTGAAAGACTATATCGAGCAAGGCCGGATCGGCGATATCCATTCCGTCAAAATCACGTCCCGCGACCCGAACCCCCCATCCCCGGACTATGTCAAATCGTCCGGCGGCCTATTCCTCGACATGGCCATCCACGATTTCGACATGGCCCGCTATTTGAGCGGCAGCGAGATTACGGAAGTGTACGCGGTGGGCGGCGTGCTGATCGATCCAGCCATCGGCGAGATGGGCGATATCGATTCGGCGATGATTTCTTTGAAATTCAAGAACGGCGCATTCGGCAGCATCGACAACAGCCGCAAAGCGTGCTACGGCTACGATCAGCGCGTGGAAGTGTTCGGCGCGGGCGGCTGCCTGACGGCAGACAACGACTTCTCGAACAACGTAAGGCTATTCGACGGTTCGGGCATTCACAGCGAGAAGCCAAAATATTTCTTCCTCGAGCGTTACAGCGCCTCGTATGTACAGGAAATCGATGATTTCCTCGCGGCGGTAAGAGGCGAGCGCGAAGTGCCGGTTCAAGGCCGCGACGGGCTGCAGGCGGAGCTGGCGGCGCGCGCTGCCCGTATTTCCTTGCTTGAAGGCCGTCCGGTGAAAATTTCGGAGGTAGAGAACGCCATAAAGGAGGCTGCTGCACAATGA